A portion of the Sphaerochaeta pleomorpha str. Grapes genome contains these proteins:
- a CDS encoding OsmC family protein, which produces MSESKHIRADFVHGHYQFNTSDGSVYELGSTGPYDYLLGALSGCLFSTFEALSVKMQVAWEHVGFEVLGTKRETSPTTLKECTINVTATGCDNQEKFLKAFETATRYCSIYQTLSKVAEMHWTVDFSQER; this is translated from the coding sequence ATGAGTGAATCAAAACATATACGTGCCGATTTTGTCCATGGACACTACCAATTCAACACCTCTGATGGATCGGTATATGAGCTGGGGTCTACAGGTCCCTATGATTATTTGCTGGGTGCTCTGAGCGGGTGTCTGTTCAGCACGTTTGAGGCCCTTTCGGTCAAAATGCAGGTTGCCTGGGAACATGTAGGATTTGAAGTGCTCGGAACAAAGAGGGAAACCTCTCCAACCACACTCAAGGAATGCACTATCAACGTTACGGCAACCGGGTGCGACAACCAAGAGAAATTTTTGAAGGCGTTCGAGACAGCTACACGGTATTGTTCCATATACCAGACCCTCTCCAAAGTCGCAGAAATGCATTGGACAGTCGATTTCTCCCAGGAGCGATAA
- a CDS encoding DUF6062 family protein, whose protein sequence is MKIELETIPVWDGVKSGSECFVCDLMEESEKYAISFYLGNSVMNPETRVKVNEHGFCPTHYQMLLSANKPQGLALMTDTYLSTTVEKFEKSFEALLGAKPGRKMQAAIADFSIQLEKREQGCLVCTSMQDRLTRYCFTIAYLWNQDPEFKEALAKGKGFCLHHFQKLLEISPKVLSGSSHAEFVKAITELELANIDRIKKDVWWMTQKYKSENYEESWKGCEDAHRRGVNKITGKSRVIDPLK, encoded by the coding sequence ATGAAGATAGAACTAGAAACAATCCCTGTCTGGGATGGGGTAAAAAGCGGAAGCGAATGTTTTGTATGTGACTTGATGGAAGAGTCAGAAAAATATGCAATCTCCTTTTATCTTGGGAATTCAGTCATGAATCCCGAGACACGGGTAAAAGTCAATGAACATGGGTTTTGCCCGACCCATTACCAGATGCTTCTCTCGGCGAACAAGCCGCAGGGCCTTGCCTTGATGACCGATACCTATCTTTCCACCACTGTAGAGAAGTTCGAAAAAAGCTTTGAGGCCTTGCTCGGGGCCAAGCCTGGCAGGAAAATGCAGGCAGCCATTGCAGATTTTTCAATCCAACTGGAAAAAAGGGAGCAAGGATGCCTTGTCTGTACTTCCATGCAAGACCGGCTTACCCGGTATTGCTTTACCATTGCCTATCTATGGAACCAAGATCCTGAGTTTAAAGAGGCTTTGGCAAAGGGGAAAGGATTTTGCCTGCATCATTTCCAGAAATTATTGGAAATCTCCCCAAAGGTCTTGTCAGGTTCTTCCCATGCCGAATTTGTAAAAGCAATAACTGAATTGGAACTTGCCAACATCGACCGGATTAAAAAAGACGTATGGTGGATGACCCAGAAGTATAAATCTGAGAATTATGAGGAAAGCTGGAAAGGCTGCGAGGATGCACACAGAAGGGGAGTAAACAAGATTACAGGGAAAAGCCGGGTTATTGATCCGTTGAAATAG